The genomic window ATGGAGAAGTCCACCAGCTCGGGGCTGAAGGTGGCGGAGAGGTTGTCCCCGCCGGACTCCACGAAGATCACCTGCAGGTCCGGGAAGCGCTTCTTCAGCTGCTCGATCGCGGCCTCGTTCATGGAGGTGTCCTCGCGGATGGCGGTGTGCGGGCAGCCGCCGGTCTCCAGGCCGATGATCCGCTCCTCCGGCAGCACCGAGGTGCGGGCGAGGATCTTGGCGTCCTCGATCGTGTAGATGTCGTTGGTGATCGCGGCCATCGAGATCTCGTGGCTCATCGCCCGGGTCAGGCGCTCCACGAGCTGCGTCTTGCCCGCTCCCACGGGGCCTCCCACACCGATGATGACGGGGTCCATGCTGTTCCTCCTGCTGCTCGTTCGTGCGTCGTGTTCGTGCGGGCTCAGCTCATGAAGAGCCGCGCCCGCTGGCGTTCGTGGTTCATCTGGGCGATCTCCAGGCCGGGGGCCACCGCGCCCAGCACCTCCTCCGCGATCCCCTCCTCGCTCAGCCGGCGGGAGGTGGCGACGGCGCGCCCCACCCACTCCTGCGCCGCCCGGATCACGGCCTGGCCGGTGTTCTGGCCCAGCGGGATGCCGCGCACCGCGTTCTGGGTCAGGGAGATCACCGCGGCGTACACGTGCGAGGCCACCGCGGTGTCCTCGGGGACGTCCAGGCCCCGGGCGAGCACACCCCACACCGTGGCCTGGTGCCCGCGCAGCCGCTCCTCCTCGACGCCCTGCTGGTACCGCCGCACCCACTCGCCGGGATAGCTGCGGGCGCCGATGCTCAGCAGCCGCCGGCCCATGGTTGTCCCACCCTCGCGGATCTGGCGGGGCAGGGCCTGCGCGGTGACGAGCTCGTCCAGGTCCTCGACCCGCTCGAAGTCCCCGGCGGCGTACACCAGCCGGACGGCCAGGGCGTCCGTGTGCGTGAGCTGCTGGTCCACGAACATCTCCAGCCACGCGGAGAAGCTCTCCCGGTCCTCGAGCTGCTCGGCGGCCATGTACGTCTCGAAGCCCAGGGAGTGGCTGAACGCACCGGTGGGCAGTGCGGAGTCGGTGAGCTGCATGAGCCCCAGGAGACCGGCCAGGGAGGGTTCCACCACGGGATCAGTGCGTGTGCTCGGCGTGGCGGAACGGCACGGGCATCACCCGTTCCTGGCGCGAGTACGGCACCCCGTGGTGGTCCAGGAAGTCCTGCACGGTGTGGTCGTACTGCACCACCATCACCTCGGCGCCGTACTCGGAATCCGCGTCGAAGAACTGCGCCTGCAGGTGCCGGTTGCCCAGGCTGTGCGCCACGAACGCCATCTCCACGACGGACCTCGCGCCGATCACCAGCACGTCCGTGGGGAGCACCTGGATCACGACGGCGTTGCCGCGCCCGGGTGCCCCGGTCCCGTCCTGCTCCCCGTCCCCGTGCCCGGCGCCGCTCGGCGCGGCGTCCTCGACGGCCACGACGTCCCCGTCCCTGAGGTCCGGGGCCCCGGCGGGCAGGCGCAGACCGATCTGGCGGTCGTGGTCGGTGCGCAGCCGCTGGATGCGCTTCACGAGCTCGGCGCTGGGCAGCACCACCTTCTCCACGTGCCTCCCGGCCACGAGCTCGCGGCCGCTGTCCTCGTGGATGTTGCCCAGGATCTCGGTGACGATCACGGGTGCTCTCCCTTCGCTGTCGGATGTCTCGGACGTGGTGCGGTGGCGGGCCCGCCCCGGTTGCCGCCCAGGCGCGCGGACCGGGCCGTGCGACGTCGTCGGGCGCGGACCGGGCGCGGCGCGCGCTCAGAACAGGAAGTAGCGCTGCGCCATGGGCAGCACATGCTGGGGCTCGCACGTGACGGGCGTGCCGTCCACGCGCACCTCGTAGGTCTGCGGGTCCACGCGCAGCGGCGGGGTCTCGCCGTTGAGCTTCATGTCCGCCTTGGTGAGGGTGCGGATGTCCCGGCACTCGCGGACCACCTTGCGCAGCCCCAGGGTCTCCGGAACCCCGGCCCGGATCGCCGCGCGGGACAGGAACGTGATGGACGACGCCGCCACGGCCGTCCCGTACGCGCCGAACGCCCTGCGGTACCAGCGGGGCTGCGGCGTGGGGATGGACGCGTTCGGATCGCCCATGACCCCGTGGACCATCTGGCCGCCCTTGAGGATCAGGTCCGGCTTCACGCCGAAGAACCGGGGCTCCCACAGCACGAGGTCCGCGAACTTGCCCTCCTCCACGGAACCCACCGCGTGGGAGATGCCGTGGGCGGTCGCCGGGTTGATCGTGTACTTGGCGATGTAGCGCCTGATGCGGTGGTTGTCGCCACCCGTGCCCTCGTCCTCGGGCAGCGGACCGCGCTGGCGCTTCATGGAGTCCGCCACCTGCCACGTGCGCAGCACCACCTCACCCACCCGGCCCATGGCCTGGGAGTCCGAGGAGGTCATGGAGAAGATCCCCATGTCTTGCAGCACGTCCTCCGCCGCGATGGTCTCCTTGCGGATGCGCGAGTCCGCGAACGCCACGTCCTCCGGGATGCCCGGGTTGAGGTGGTGGCACACCATGAGCATGTCCAGGTGCTCCTCCAGCGTGTTGCGCGTGTACGGCAGCGTGGGGTTGGTGGAGGCCGGGAGGATGTTCGGGTCCTGCGCGAGCTCGATGATGTCCGGCGCGTGCCCGCCGCCGGCGCCCTCCGTGTGGAACGTGTGGATCACGCGCCCGGCGATCGCCGCGCGGGTGTCCTCCACGAAACCCGCCTCGTTGAGGGTGTCCGTGTGGATGGCCACCTGGACGTCGTACTCATCCGCCACCTGCAGGGACGTGTTGATGGACGACGGTGTGGCGCCCCAGTCCTCGTGGATCTTCAGCCCGATCGCGCCCGCAGTGATCTGCTCCGCCATCGCCGGCACGGACGAGCCGTGGCCCTTGCCCAGCAGCCCGAAGTTCATGGGGAACTGTTCGAACGAGCGCAGCATGTTGTGGATGTTCCACGCCCCGGGGGTGATGGTGGTGGCCTTGGTGGACTCGCTGGGCCCCGTGCCACCGCCGATCATGGTGGTGATCCCGGAGACCAGCGCCGTCTCGATCTGGTCCGGGCTGATGAAGTGGATGTGCGAGTCGATCCCGCCCGCCGTGAGGATCTTGCCCTCCCCGGCGATCACGTCCGTGGCCACGCCGATCACGATGTCCACGCCGTCCATCACGTGCGGGTTGCCGGCCTTGCCGATCCGCATGATGTGACCGTCCCGCACGGCCACATCCGCCTTGCAGATCCCCGTCCAGTCGATGACCACCACGTTGGTGATCACCAGGTCCGGGACGTCCTCGTCCCGCCCGAGCCGCCCGTTCTGGCCCATGCCGTCCCGGACCACCTTGCCGCCGCCGAACACGGCCTCCTCGCCGGGGGCCGTGAGGTCCTTCTCGATGCGCGCGAACAGCTCGGTGTCCGCCAGCCGGATCGCGTCCCCCGTGGTGGGACCGTACAGGCTCGCGTACTGCTCGCGGCTCATCTCGAAGCTCATGCCCGGGCCTCCCGTTCGGAGGTCTCGGCGCCGCGGGGTACGACGGCGCTCGCAGCGTCCTCGTCGGACGTCACCCCAGCCGCCGGGTCCAGGGGTCCGTCCACCAGATCCCGGAACCCGTGCACCACGCGGTCCCCGCCCAGCGGGATCAGCCGCACCGTGGTGGAGTCCCCCGGTTCCAGGCGCACCGCGGTGCCGGCGGGAATGTCCAGGCGGTGGCCCGTGGCGCGCTCGCGGTCGAAGTCCAGCGCCCGGTTGGCCTCCGCGAAGTGGAAGTGCGATCCCACCTGCACGGGGCGGTCCCCGCGGTTGAGGACCTCCAGGGTGATGGCCTCGCGGCCCGCGTTGCACACCACGGGGGTGTCGGCCAGGACGTACTCTCCGGGGGTCATGGGTGCTCCTCGTGTCCTCGTGGTGCCCGGCGCGGATGGAGTGCGCCGCAGCGGTGCTGGGCTGCGGGTCAGCGGATGGGATCGTGGACGGTCACGAGCTTGGTGCCGTCCGGGAACGTGGCCTCCACCTGGACGTCTGGGATCATCTCGGGAACGCCCTCCATGACGTCCTCCCGGCTGAGGATGGTGCTGCCCCAGCTCATCAGCTCCGCCACGGTGCGCCCGTCCCGAGCCCCCTCGAGGAGCTCGTACGTGATGATCGCGATGGCCTCGGGGTGGTTCAGCTTCAGCCCACGCGCCTGGCGCCTGCGCGCGAGGTCCGCGGCGACCACCACCAGGAGCTTCTCCTGGTCCTTGGGCTGCAGGTGCATGCTGGTTTCCCTCCGCTGGGCGGGTTCGGCGGTGCGCCACGGAGCGGGCGGGTACGGCTACCGCCCGGTACGCGGTGATCGTCAGCGTACCTCCACACCCGCACACTCCCCCGCCCGCCATGTGACAGCCGTGTAAAACATCTGAGCCCGCTCCCGGGTGCCCGGAGGACGGGAGCGGGCCCGCTGCCCACGGATGCGGCCGGGACCCAAGGGGCTGCGGACGCCTGAGGTGCACTTCTGACGCTCCCGCGGCACGGGATCCTGGCAGAAGTGCACCTCAGACGTGAGACGGGGCGCGGAGCGGCGCAGCGGCGTCGTGGGCCGGTAGGCGTCAGCCCTGCACGCGGCGCACCCGACGGTCCGCGCGCAGCACGCGGAACAGGACCAGCGCGACCGCGGCGACCAGCACCCCGCCGATCAGCGAGGTCCACTGCATCCCGGAGGAAAAGGCGGCCACGGCGGCGTCGGCGATCGAGGAGCCCAGGGGGGACTCCGCGGCGACGTCCAGGGCACCACCGAGGGTCTCGCGCGCGGCCTGGGCGCTGTCCGGGGTGACGGCCGCGGGCAGGTCCAGGTGCGCCTGGTAGAACGCGGTGGTCAGCCCGCCCAGCACGGCGGTGCCGAGCACGGCGCCCACCTCGTAGCCAGTCTCGGATACGGCCGAGGCGGCGCCGGCCTTGGCCTCGGGCACGGAGGAGACCACGAGGTCCGTGGACAGGGTGGTGGCCAGGCCGGTGCCCGCACTCATCACGGTGAACGCCACCAGGACGGGCGCCGACGAGCTCATCTGGTCCGTGAACGCCACGATGAAGAACCCGGCAGCCACGAGCAGCAGGCCCAGCACCACGGCGGTGCGGATGCCCACCAGGCGTGCGATCCGCTCGGCGCCTAGGCCCGCCAGGATGGAGAGCACCAGGCCGGGGACCATGAGCAGCCCAGAGGTCATGGGGTCCATGCCGTTGACCAGCTGCAGGTACTGGGTGAAGAAGAACAGGAAGCCGAACAGCGCCACATTGGAGACCATGTTCACGGACAGGCCGCCGGAGAAGCGCGGGCTGCGGAAGAAGCGCAGGTCCAGCATCGGGTAGTCCTTGGCCACCTGCTGGCGGGCGAAGAGCAGCCCGCACAGCGCGCCCACGGCGATGAACAGCACGCCGTGCAGCACGGAGCCGCCGGTGGCGAGGGACTTGATGCCGTAGACCACCGGGGCCATGGTCAGCACGGCCAGCACGATGGACAGCGGATCCACGGGCCCGGGGTGGGGGTCCCTGGACTCGGGCAGGATCAGGGGCGCGGCCACCAGGAACGCGAGCAGCACCGGCACGGCCAGCAGGAACACGGAGCCCCACCAGAAGTGGTTGAGCAGGAACCCGCCGGCAATGGGCCCGAGGGCGGCACCGGCGCTGAACCCGGCGGTCCAGATGGCGATGGCCAGGCTGCGCTGGCGGTCGTCCCGGAACACGGTGCGCAGCAGGGACAGCGTGGTGGGCAGCAGCATGGAGCCGAACACGGCGATCCCCACGCGCGCGGCCAGCAGCCACTCGGCGGAGGGGGCGAACGCGGCGAACAGGGACACCAGGCCGAAGCCCGAGGAGCCGATCATCAGCATCTTCCGGCGGCCCATCCGGTCCCCCAGGCTGCCCATGGGGATCAGCAGCGCCGCGAGGATCAGGGGGTAGACGTCCACGATCCACAGCAGCTGGGACGCGGTGGGGCGCAGCCCCTGGGAGATCGCGGGCAGCGCGAAGCTCAGGGCCGTGTTGTTCACGGACACCAGCAGCACGGGGAGCATCAGAACGGCCAGGGCGGCCCACTGGCGGGGCCCTGCCTTGCGCTGTTCTTCGACCATCACAGACACCTCGGGAACCTCCTCGGACTCGGATTGCGGGGGACGGGAGACGTACGCCCTTGTACCGCGCTCCGCTCGAGGAGCACCTCACCAGTCTTTACCGTCCAGACGGTACAGTTAACCTCGTCAGGTCCGCAATGATTCCCGTCACCACGTGAGGTCCCGCACGTCCATGCCCCGCAAACCGGAAGCCCGAGACAAGCTGCTGGCCGCCTTCGAGCACCTGGTGCTCACGGAGGGCGAGCGCGCCGCCACCCTGGACGCCGTGGCCGCCCAGGCCGGAGTCTCCAAGGGCGGGCTGCTCTACCACTTCCCCCACCGTCAGGCCCTCGTGGACGCCGCCATGGCCCGCTGCGAGGAGCTCGCCCGCGAAGACCTCGACCGGCTCACGGCGTCCCCGGCGGGTGCGGCTCGCGAGTTCTTGACCACCTCCCTCTACGAGGACAGCCCCCTGGACCGCAGCCTGGGGGTGGCCTTCCGCCTGGTGCAGGCGCGCGAACCCGGCGCGCGGGAGACCTGCGAGCGCGTCACGGGCGACTGGTACGGCGTGATCCTCGCGGACGTGCGGGACCCGGTGATTGCCACGGCCGTGCTGTCCATGGGGGACGGGCTCTACCAGCAGGCGGCCATGGGCCTGCTGCCCGAGGACTCGCGGGAGCGCCACGCGATCCTCGACCGCCTCCTGGAGGCGCTGGACCGGCTCACGGGCTCGCACCCCGCGGACTGAGCGCGGCGCACGACGCCGCTGGGCCGCCTTTGCACGTCGGCCGCGGCTGCCCCGGCAGGCAGGTATCCGCCCTCGCACCGGGCGTTCTCGCACCGGCCGCCCTCGCGCCGACTGCCGACTGCCGACTGCCGCACCCTCGCTACGCCACGGCACCCGAGAGCCTGCCCGACGCCGCAGGCCCGATGCGCGCAGCCCCGGCACAGGGAAAGGGGCGTGGCCGCCCGTACGCGACCACGCCCCTGGTTCATGGGCTCACCCCGGTGTCACTCCGCCCGGGCCATGCCCTCCACCGGGCTGAGCTTTGTGGCCCGCCGCACCGGCAGGGCCGAGGCGAGGACAGCCACCACCACGGCTCCGGCGAGGATCATGAGGAACCCCTGCCACGGCACCACCGGGTGCACGGCGGCGCTCGCCGGCAGCACGGCCATCATCCCGAGCATCCCGAAGGCCCAGCCCACCGCGAGGCCCACGAACGTGGCCACCAGCGCGATCACCAGGGTCTCCCGGCGGATCAGCGCGCCCAGCTGGCGCTTGGACAGCCCGAGCGCCCGGAGCAGGGAGTTCTCGCGTGAGCGCTCCAGTACGGACAGGGACGTGGTGGACGCGATGCCCAGCACCGAAACCACGACGGCGGCGGCGAGCAGACCCAGGACCACGGAGAGCATGATGTCCAGGATGCTCACGTAGCTGGCCTTCTCCAGCAGGGCACCGCCGAGCTGGCTGACGTCCACGTGGAGGATGTCGGCCACCCGGTGCTGCAGGTCCGAGGCGCGGGCCGTGTCCAGGTACTGGGCGGCGTCGATCGCCGCGGTGGAACCGGCGGGCAGGTCCCCGTCCGTCTGGACGCCCAGCACGCCGGGGATCTTCTCCAGCTCGGCGATCTGCTCGGGGTTCGGCTGCCCGGCCTCCGCGGGCACGGAGATGTCCACGGGGCTCTGCTGGTCCAGCTCGTCGAGCAGGTTCACACGGGCCACCTGCTGGCCCGTGAGCACGGTGGCCACGAGCAGCACGCCGATCAGCAGGGCCGTGGCCGTGGTGCTCGTGCGGGTGGGGTAGCGGGCCGCGTTCGCCGCCGCCAGCCGGGAGGGGACCCCGCCGGGCAGCAGCCTGCCGGCACCCCGCACCAGGGCGGGGATGTAGGCGCGGGAGGTCAGGATCACGCCCAGGAAGGATGCGAGCCCGCCCGCGATGCCCAGACCGGCACTGTGCTCGGTGGCGGCGTACACCAGGGTTCCCGCGCCCACCAGCAGGATCAGGGCACCGAGCACGGTGCGCACCACGGGCAGCCCGTCCGCGGCACGCGAACCCCGCAGCCCATCCAGAGCGGAGGCACCGCGGGCCCGACGTGCCGGGCCCAGCGAGGCCAGGACGGTGAGCAGGATGCCGCCCACCAGACCCACAAGGACGTCCCGCGGTGCGAGCGTGAGGGTCAGCGAGCCGGTGGAGAACAGCGTGCGGGCCAGGGCCACGAGACCCGCGACCACGGCCACGCCCAGCGCGGAGGACACCGCGCCCAGCACCAGACCCTCGAGCAGCACCGCGCGGAGCAGCTGGGAACCGGTGGCGCCCACGCAGCGCAGCAGGGCGAGCTCCCGGGCCCGCTGGGCGGTGAGCACGGACAGCGTGTTGGTGACCACCAGCAGGGCCACCAGCATGGACAGTCCCGCGAACGCTCCCAGCACGACGGCGAGCATGTCCGTGCCCTGGGACATCTGCTTCAGCAAGGCCTCCGAGATCTCCTCGGGGGTCTGCACCGTGACGGCAGGTGCACCGCCCGCGCCCGTGCCCAGGATGCGGTTGATCTCACCGGCCAGCTGCTGGCGCTGGTCCTGGGTCAGCGTGCCGTCCGTGCGCAGCAGGATTCCGGAGCTCATGCCCTGCCCGGACATGTCATCGCCGGGCATCCGCTGCAGGCCCTGGGTGGTCGCGTACCACTCGGGCAGCCCGGAGCCGGAGTCCTCCGGCGCCGTCATCCCGCTCACCGTGAACTGCGCGGTGGCACCGTTCTCGCTGGAGGTGTCCCGCAGCGTCACGGTGTCTCCCACCCCCACGTGCTGCTCACCCGCGGTCTTCTCGGACACGGTCACCTGCTGCGCGGAGTCCGGGAACGAGCCCTGGGTGAGCTCCGTGGGCATCAGGGAGGTGTCGGAGGGCAGGTCACCCAGCCGCATCGTGGACTGCCCGGAGGCCTGCGTCCCCACGAACTTGGTGCCGGGGGCCCAGGCGCTCTCCACGCCGTCCAGCCCCTCGATCCGGTGCACCTGCTGGGCGGTCACGGGCGCCATGGGCTGGGTGTCGTCCGCACTGGTCACGACGGCGTCGGCATTCTTGTAGGGCGCGGCCAGGCTGGTGGCCAGGCTCGCGGACAGCGTACTCGCAAGCCCCAGGGCCGCGGTCATGAACGCGGCGCACACGGCCACGCACAGCACCACGAGGGCGTAGCGGCTCCACTGCCGGGTCAGGCGGGAGTAGACGACCTTCAGCATCAGCGCACACCTCCCCGGGCGTCGTCGGCCACGATCTGACCGTCGCGCACGCGCACCACGCGGTCCGCGGCCTCGGCCACGGTGGCGTCGTGGGTGACCACGACGACGGTCTGGCCCAGTTCGTCCACGCAGCGGCGCAGCAAGGCGAGCACCTCCTGGGACGTGGCCGAGTCGAGCGCGCCCGTGGGCTCGTCCGCGATCACGACGTCCGGCTGGGAGAGCAGGGCGCGCGCGATCGCGACGCGCTGCTGCTGCCCCCCGGACATCTCGTCCGGACGGTGGTCCAGGCGCTTGGTGATCTGCAGCGTGGTGGCCAGGGCGTCCAGGCGGGCGGCGTCCACCTTCTTGCCCGCGAGCGAGAGCGGCAGCTCGATGTTCTGGCGGGCGGTGAGGGTGGGGACCAGGTTGAACGCCTGGAACACGAAGCCCACGTGGTCGCGGCGGAAGCGGGTCAGCTGGTCGTCGGAGAGCCCGGCGATGTTCTGGCCGCCCACCGCGATGCGGGTCTCGGGGTTGCGGTCCGGGGTGTCCAGACCGGCCAGGCAGTGCACCAGCGTGGACTTGCCGGAACCGGAGGGGCCCATGACCGCCACGAACGTGCCCTCGGGGATCTCCAGGCTCACGTCGCGCAGCGCCTGGACGGCCGTGCCGCCGGCACCGTACGTGCGGGAGACGTGGGCCGCGCTCACGGCCATGCGCCGGGAGGTGCCGGGGTGTGCGGGGGCCGGAGCGGCGGCGTCGTTCCCGCGGCCGGGAGCGGTCGGTGCCGGGGCGGCCGCGGGACGGGAGCCGTCGGTGCCGCGGTCCGCGGTGTCCTGAGCGGCGGTGCCCTGCGGAACGGCACGGTGGGATGCCGCGCCGTTGGGTGCGGTGCCGTTGGTGGCCGTGCCGCCGGAGGCGGCCCAGGGAGCGGAGTCGTGTGGGGTGTGGGTGGGGTCCGGAGAAGTCATGCTTCCATTCTCCGAGCCCCCGGGGCGGCGCACATCGGACGGGGGTACGAGCTTTGGCCCGCCGCGCGCCCGCCGCACGGTGGCACGGGTCTCGCCCGGGGCCGTCCGCTCATACCGGGGGATGAGGGCGGGCCGGGGACCGGGGCTCAGCCGGGCAGCACCACACCGGTCTCGTACGCGATCACCACGGCCTGCACCCGGTCCCGGGCGTCCAGCTTGGACAGGATGTGGGACACGTGCGTCTTGACCGTGGGCTCGGAGAGGAACAGCCGCTGCATGATCTCCCCGTTGGAGCACCCCTCGCCGATCAGCTCGAAGACCTCGCGCTCGCGGGCCGTGAGCGTGCCGAGCCGCGGGTCCTGCCACGGGTCCCGCGCCGGGGCCCCTCCGGCGCTGCCGCCCGCACGAGCCTGCGGGGTGCCGGGCGCACCACCGAAGGGGGCACCACCGAGGGGAGCGTCGGGGTCGGCACCCGGTGCGGGAGCCGCGCCGAGCCACCGGGGCTCCTCCGGCGGCGTCGTGCCCCCGGACCCCGCGCGGGAGGCTTGGGACGCCCCGCCCGGA from Kocuria rhizophila DC2201 includes these protein-coding regions:
- a CDS encoding TetR/AcrR family transcriptional regulator, whose protein sequence is MPRKPEARDKLLAAFEHLVLTEGERAATLDAVAAQAGVSKGGLLYHFPHRQALVDAAMARCEELAREDLDRLTASPAGAAREFLTTSLYEDSPLDRSLGVAFRLVQAREPGARETCERVTGDWYGVILADVRDPVIATAVLSMGDGLYQQAAMGLLPEDSRERHAILDRLLEALDRLTGSHPAD
- the ureE gene encoding urease accessory protein UreE, coding for MIVTEILGNIHEDSGRELVAGRHVEKVVLPSAELVKRIQRLRTDHDRQIGLRLPAGAPDLRDGDVVAVEDAAPSGAGHGDGEQDGTGAPGRGNAVVIQVLPTDVLVIGARSVVEMAFVAHSLGNRHLQAQFFDADSEYGAEVMVVQYDHTVQDFLDHHGVPYSRQERVMPVPFRHAEHTH
- a CDS encoding urease subunit beta, whose protein sequence is MTPGEYVLADTPVVCNAGREAITLEVLNRGDRPVQVGSHFHFAEANRALDFDRERATGHRLDIPAGTAVRLEPGDSTTVRLIPLGGDRVVHGFRDLVDGPLDPAAGVTSDEDAASAVVPRGAETSEREARA
- a CDS encoding FtsX-like permease family protein, which codes for MLKVVYSRLTRQWSRYALVVLCVAVCAAFMTAALGLASTLSASLATSLAAPYKNADAVVTSADDTQPMAPVTAQQVHRIEGLDGVESAWAPGTKFVGTQASGQSTMRLGDLPSDTSLMPTELTQGSFPDSAQQVTVSEKTAGEQHVGVGDTVTLRDTSSENGATAQFTVSGMTAPEDSGSGLPEWYATTQGLQRMPGDDMSGQGMSSGILLRTDGTLTQDQRQQLAGEINRILGTGAGGAPAVTVQTPEEISEALLKQMSQGTDMLAVVLGAFAGLSMLVALLVVTNTLSVLTAQRARELALLRCVGATGSQLLRAVLLEGLVLGAVSSALGVAVVAGLVALARTLFSTGSLTLTLAPRDVLVGLVGGILLTVLASLGPARRARGASALDGLRGSRAADGLPVVRTVLGALILLVGAGTLVYAATEHSAGLGIAGGLASFLGVILTSRAYIPALVRGAGRLLPGGVPSRLAAANAARYPTRTSTTATALLIGVLLVATVLTGQQVARVNLLDELDQQSPVDISVPAEAGQPNPEQIAELEKIPGVLGVQTDGDLPAGSTAAIDAAQYLDTARASDLQHRVADILHVDVSQLGGALLEKASYVSILDIMLSVVLGLLAAAVVVSVLGIASTTSLSVLERSRENSLLRALGLSKRQLGALIRRETLVIALVATFVGLAVGWAFGMLGMMAVLPASAAVHPVVPWQGFLMILAGAVVVAVLASALPVRRATKLSPVEGMARAE
- the ureG gene encoding urease accessory protein UreG, with translation MDPVIIGVGGPVGAGKTQLVERLTRAMSHEISMAAITNDIYTIEDAKILARTSVLPEERIIGLETGGCPHTAIREDTSMNEAAIEQLKKRFPDLQVIFVESGGDNLSATFSPELVDFSIYVIDVAQGEKIPRKAGQGMIKSDLFVINKTDLAPHVGADLGVMEEDSRVFRKDKPFAFTNLKTDEGLERVQEWIRTDVLMLDLA
- a CDS encoding ABC transporter ATP-binding protein; protein product: MAVSAAHVSRTYGAGGTAVQALRDVSLEIPEGTFVAVMGPSGSGKSTLVHCLAGLDTPDRNPETRIAVGGQNIAGLSDDQLTRFRRDHVGFVFQAFNLVPTLTARQNIELPLSLAGKKVDAARLDALATTLQITKRLDHRPDEMSGGQQQRVAIARALLSQPDVVIADEPTGALDSATSQEVLALLRRCVDELGQTVVVVTHDATVAEAADRVVRVRDGQIVADDARGGVR
- a CDS encoding MFS transporter, giving the protein MVEEQRKAGPRQWAALAVLMLPVLLVSVNNTALSFALPAISQGLRPTASQLLWIVDVYPLILAALLIPMGSLGDRMGRRKMLMIGSSGFGLVSLFAAFAPSAEWLLAARVGIAVFGSMLLPTTLSLLRTVFRDDRQRSLAIAIWTAGFSAGAALGPIAGGFLLNHFWWGSVFLLAVPVLLAFLVAAPLILPESRDPHPGPVDPLSIVLAVLTMAPVVYGIKSLATGGSVLHGVLFIAVGALCGLLFARQQVAKDYPMLDLRFFRSPRFSGGLSVNMVSNVALFGFLFFFTQYLQLVNGMDPMTSGLLMVPGLVLSILAGLGAERIARLVGIRTAVVLGLLLVAAGFFIVAFTDQMSSSAPVLVAFTVMSAGTGLATTLSTDLVVSSVPEAKAGAASAVSETGYEVGAVLGTAVLGGLTTAFYQAHLDLPAAVTPDSAQAARETLGGALDVAAESPLGSSIADAAVAAFSSGMQWTSLIGGVLVAAVALVLFRVLRADRRVRRVQG
- a CDS encoding urease subunit gamma; protein product: MHLQPKDQEKLLVVVAADLARRRQARGLKLNHPEAIAIITYELLEGARDGRTVAELMSWGSTILSREDVMEGVPEMIPDVQVEATFPDGTKLVTVHDPIR
- a CDS encoding urease accessory protein UreF, encoding MVEPSLAGLLGLMQLTDSALPTGAFSHSLGFETYMAAEQLEDRESFSAWLEMFVDQQLTHTDALAVRLVYAAGDFERVEDLDELVTAQALPRQIREGGTTMGRRLLSIGARSYPGEWVRRYQQGVEEERLRGHQATVWGVLARGLDVPEDTAVASHVYAAVISLTQNAVRGIPLGQNTGQAVIRAAQEWVGRAVATSRRLSEEGIAEEVLGAVAPGLEIAQMNHERQRARLFMS
- the ureC gene encoding urease subunit alpha, giving the protein MSFEMSREQYASLYGPTTGDAIRLADTELFARIEKDLTAPGEEAVFGGGKVVRDGMGQNGRLGRDEDVPDLVITNVVVIDWTGICKADVAVRDGHIMRIGKAGNPHVMDGVDIVIGVATDVIAGEGKILTAGGIDSHIHFISPDQIETALVSGITTMIGGGTGPSESTKATTITPGAWNIHNMLRSFEQFPMNFGLLGKGHGSSVPAMAEQITAGAIGLKIHEDWGATPSSINTSLQVADEYDVQVAIHTDTLNEAGFVEDTRAAIAGRVIHTFHTEGAGGGHAPDIIELAQDPNILPASTNPTLPYTRNTLEEHLDMLMVCHHLNPGIPEDVAFADSRIRKETIAAEDVLQDMGIFSMTSSDSQAMGRVGEVVLRTWQVADSMKRQRGPLPEDEGTGGDNHRIRRYIAKYTINPATAHGISHAVGSVEEGKFADLVLWEPRFFGVKPDLILKGGQMVHGVMGDPNASIPTPQPRWYRRAFGAYGTAVAASSITFLSRAAIRAGVPETLGLRKVVRECRDIRTLTKADMKLNGETPPLRVDPQTYEVRVDGTPVTCEPQHVLPMAQRYFLF